Below is a genomic region from Oikeobacillus pervagus.
GCCCGGTCATTCCGTTTTGTAACTGTAGACGATGATCACCTAGATTTATCTGCCGCAATGAATGAGCTGTGCTATCATAAGAATAAGCACCATTAGCAATGCCTTTAACATTATAGAAACAGCCATAAATAGAGACACGGGGTTCGTTTTTAGTATGTGCATCTTCTAAATCATTTCGATACGTGAAAGAAGAGGTCGCTTCCTGTAAAAGAGTGGCTAGTTGATGTTTGCTTACCTTCCCTAATACAAAATCCATCTCCGGTGAAAATCTCTCTCTACAGAAAGACGCCAAATCAGTCGAAAACTGTTTCCCATTCGGAAGAGCCTGAACATTATTCTCGGTACCCATTTTTTCTTTAGTCGACTGGATTTTTTGAAACGAATGTGTAGATTCCAACATAGACGCTTCATTCATCTTGGTGATCAATGGATATTCTACAATTTTCTGTGATCGTTGAAGATACTGATGATGGATTGCTGTTAATTCCTGGGACAATTCCTTTGCAGTGACATCCCCTTCTCTGGCACTTATTTTAGGAGACCAGTTTGTAGGTTCCACTGATAATGGGATAACCGCATACACGCTTTCCTCTTGTTCAGGAAGACCAATTAGATGGTTGAGAGCCCGATCTAAAAATTGAAAGTATACTCCTGATGCGAAGCCAAATCGTTTCGATACTTCCAATAACTGTCCAATCAACACACCTGCATCCAACCCTTGTAACCGATAGGAAAAATGATTGTATTTAAAAAAATTTTTCCAAAACATGGTCGTCACAAAGACAGTTCCAAAACAAGAAGAAATATCACAACCATGACCAAGAGCCCTTTCTATATATGAATCGAAATTTCCTTTACGCAGCAATACTAAATTATGATGTGCCACATCATAATGGTATAGCCCATCAGGTAAATCCTTCAACTTCAAATACACGTAAAGTTCATTTGGATACAACGCCCCGCCGGAAGGAACAAACCTTCTAAACGACTGAAACAGGTCTGTCATATTTTCTTTAGAATCAATAGTACAGATTGATTGACTAAATTGAGTAAGGCCAAATACATACCAAAGAAGATGACCAATTCTTTGAAGATTAGGGGTGGTTGGAACTTTCATTTCTTCAAGTGACAGCGGCACTTCTAGAGATAATGGAATGAATGGAAGGCCACGGTAGAGCTTATAAGGTAACGGGGCATCATCCCAATTCACTTCCCAGTCAAGAGGGTTAACCTTTTCAATGTCAAAATGCAGATTGTGCACAAATTCCTCTAATTTCATCCTTCTTCCTCCTACCCCTGCTTATGGAAATGGATGTGGGTATGGATTGAGTTGATCTAATGTTAAAGGTTGTTCCACATACCCAAGTTCCATTGGAATCCGAAGCACCCTCTCAAGCCCTGTTACACGGGTAAGATGGTGTCCAAAAGTCATCGGCAGCATCCCTGGAATAAGTACTTTCACGCAATGAAGTCCATTTCGAAAAGTTTCTGTTGTCGTCTGGTCTACCACAATGACCTCGAGATTTAATCGGTCGAACACCTTAAGAATGTCTCGCAGATCGTCTGTCAAATCTGTATGTCTCGATTTCCATCTGAATTCTTCATCAAAAGTTCGTAATGGTCGATTATTGTCCAGCAAAAACCGTAAACGCTCTTCCGCTTGCGGGAGTCCGTATAGCATCCCATGATCATCCATTTTCTTTACTAGGGAAGAATCTTGTAACATTCGTAAATATTCTACTTGATTCGCTTCAAATTTATCATCAAGCGTCAGCATCATGCCAGCTAACTCGTGTATCGCACCTTTGACCGCCCGTATTGGGTCAAAATGGGCCCCGGCTGCACAAATGATATTCAACCCTTTGTTCTTCCTATTTTTCGCTATTACCATTACACTTGGAATTCCGTTCTCCATTGTCGCATTATAAAAATAAAGATCATATCCTGCTACCGCTCGTACTCGTTTAATCATTAACTGCAATTCTTGGTCTTTTACGGAATAAGGATCAAGAGGTGGTAGTTTCAGCTGCGCATACCAAGTCAGTAGGAATGAGTCACGCTCTACTATTTCCAAAATACCGTAGAAAATAGCTTCCTCCAAACTTCCACCTAATGCACATCCGTTTGAAGTTTCATAAACAAAACCATCACCGCAACCTAAACTATAATAAGCAAGCAATTCTGGGACTAGAATCGGCCGTTCTCGCATAAACGAATAACCCCATACCCAATTGATTGGTTTGTCAGGATTAAATTCTTCGAAAGGGAAATCTGGCCGAGCATATTGTTCCTTTGCATGGACCCCTACATTTAATGGATTTAGTGCTTGATGCTCAAGGTTGCGAAAACTGTCATGCACAACTGTTCTTTTGCCACGGGGAGACAGACCACAATATCGCTCCAATCCTTCCAAAATGGCAGTCGACTCGCTTACCGTATAGGAATGTGTCCTTCCTCCGACCCCTTCGTCCCCTGAGAACAGCGGCAGATTGACTCCTACATCGGCAAATGGAGTATCAAGGTCAATCGTTTTCCCATTTAGAAAGCCTGTGCGATGATCCAGATAATCTTTACAT
It encodes:
- a CDS encoding SagB family peptide dehydrogenase, encoding MKLEEFVHNLHFDIEKVNPLDWEVNWDDAPLPYKLYRGLPFIPLSLEVPLSLEEMKVPTTPNLQRIGHLLWYVFGLTQFSQSICTIDSKENMTDLFQSFRRFVPSGGALYPNELYVYLKLKDLPDGLYHYDVAHHNLVLLRKGNFDSYIERALGHGCDISSCFGTVFVTTMFWKNFFKYNHFSYRLQGLDAGVLIGQLLEVSKRFGFASGVYFQFLDRALNHLIGLPEQEESVYAVIPLSVEPTNWSPKISAREGDVTAKELSQELTAIHHQYLQRSQKIVEYPLITKMNEASMLESTHSFQKIQSTKEKMGTENNVQALPNGKQFSTDLASFCRERFSPEMDFVLGKVSKHQLATLLQEATSSFTYRNDLEDAHTKNEPRVSIYGCFYNVKGIANGAYSYDSTAHSLRQINLGDHRLQLQNGMTGHNVNLIQVPICLHVVGNKDYIKTRFGYRGYRIQQMEAGMLIQRLLIAAATLGMGGHPLLGFDAKLCDDIYKLDTQEKTSLIQIPIGPYRDRPWLRGTLHS
- a CDS encoding TOMM precursor leader peptide-binding protein, whose product is MSAVIVVVGEGVLADSVSEGLSFQHKIVRLIDFEAGIPNEVHLVLVLHDTWHPSIHQKAEELLRPSGIPWLRGFVSFGEGVVGPLVHSKKSGCSQCSNMRRLMAGRDRPEMWKIEQRLVEHGGMSRDPWASRTGIKLIAYLIKNEVQRVLRGDQAQSDGHVFLINLKTLNSSWHSFLPDPLCPVCGQLPDDSANAARISLQPSPKISPNRFRCRSLDELEKVLCKDYLDHRTGFLNGKTIDLDTPFADVGVNLPLFSGDEGVGGRTHSYTVSESTAILEGLERYCGLSPRGKRTVVHDSFRNLEHQALNPLNVGVHAKEQYARPDFPFEEFNPDKPINWVWGYSFMRERPILVPELLAYYSLGCGDGFVYETSNGCALGGSLEEAIFYGILEIVERDSFLLTWYAQLKLPPLDPYSVKDQELQLMIKRVRAVAGYDLYFYNATMENGIPSVMVIAKNRKNKGLNIICAAGAHFDPIRAVKGAIHELAGMMLTLDDKFEANQVEYLRMLQDSSLVKKMDDHGMLYGLPQAEERLRFLLDNNRPLRTFDEEFRWKSRHTDLTDDLRDILKVFDRLNLEVIVVDQTTTETFRNGLHCVKVLIPGMLPMTFGHHLTRVTGLERVLRIPMELGYVEQPLTLDQLNPYPHPFP